From the Malus domestica chromosome 17, GDT2T_hap1 genome, one window contains:
- the LOC103432114 gene encoding external alternative NAD(P)H-ubiquinone oxidoreductase B3, mitochondrial-like, with protein sequence MWGQSFFETASRLFHQRSSLSKILVVVTVSGGGLATFHETKPVHTVYADSAQEAETSRKKKVVVLGTGWAGVSFLKNLRSSSYDVEVVSPKNYFMFTPLLPSVTCGTVEARSIVEPIRKITEKKGLDVEFREAECYRIDPKNKKVLCRSTQHSNLGLKEAEFSVDYDYLIVAMGAKTNTFNTPGVEQYAHFLKGIEDAVRIRQTVIDCFERASLPSASEEEKKKLLSFVCVGGGPAGVEFAAELHDFVKDDLAKLYPSVTGYVKITVIEASDHILNMFDKRITAFAEGKFFRDGIDVKTGSLVVKLTDKEVSAKDRDTGKISNIPYGMVLWATGIGPRPEIVDFMKQIGQTNRRVLATDEWLRVEGCDGVYALGDCATVNQRRVVDDIVSIFRKADKDNSGTLSLEEFQEVMEDLMVRYPQLSLHLKSKHMRNIDELLENSWKNPKDEIDIETFKAALSQADSQMKNLPATAQVAAQQGAYLADCFNRMEECEKYPEGPLKFRDVGRHRFQPFRYKHFGMFAPLGGEQTAAHLPGDWVSIGQSTQWLWYSVYASKLVSWRTRVLVVSDWGRRSIFGRDTSRI encoded by the exons ATGTGGGGACAGTCTTTCTTTGAGACAGCCTCGAGGCTTTTCCATCAACGTTCCTCTCTATCCAAGATTCTTGTTGTTGTCACTGTGAG TGGGGGAGGCCTAGCAACATTTCATGAGACCAAACCAGTCCATACTGTATATGCTGATTCGGCTCAGGAAGCCGAAACAAGCAGGAAAAAGAAGGTGGTAGTACTAGGAACCGGTTGGGCTGGAGTCAGTttcttgaagaatttgaggaGTTCTTCTTATGATGTTGAAGTGGTGTCACCCAAAAATTATTTCATGTTCACGCCTTTGCTACCGAGTGTTACATGTGGCACGGTTGAAGCACGCAGCATTGTTGAACCAATTCGCAAGATTACTGAGAAG AAAGGTTTAGATGTTGAATTCAGGGAAGCAGAATGTTATCGAATCGATCCAAAGAATAAGAAAGTTCTCTGTCGATCAACCCAACACAGTAATTTGGGTTTGAAAGAAGCTGAGTTTAGCGTAGATTACGACTACCTGATCGTTGCAATGGGagccaaaacaaacacatttaaCACTCCTGGTGTTGAGCAATATGCTCATTTCTTGAAG GGAATAGAAGACGCTGTGAGGATCCGACAGACTGTGATTGACTGTTTTGAAAGGGCAAGTCTTCCTAGTGCAAgcgaagaagagaagaagaaacttCTGAGTTTTGTATGTGTTGGTGGCGGTCCAGCTGGTGTAGAGTTTGCTGCAGAGCTTCATGACTTTGTAAAAGACGATTTAGCCAAATTATACCCTTCAGTTACAGGATACGTAAAAATTACTGTGATCGAAGCAAGTGATCATATTTTGAACAT GTTTGACAAGAGAATTACTGCATTTGCTGAAGGGAAGTTCTTCCGAGACGGAATTGATGTAAAAACAGGTTCACTGGTCGTAAAATTAACTGATAAGGAAGTCTCCGCTAAAGATAGAGACACaggaaaaatttcaaatatacCTTATGGGATGGTTCTCTGGGCAACTGGTATCGGGCCACGCCCTGAGATTGTCGATTTTATGAAGCAGATTGGTCAG ACTAATCGGCGTGTTTTGGCTACGGATGAATGGCTGAGGGTGGAAGGATGTGACGGCGTGTATGCTTTAGGTGATTGTGCAACAGTAAATCAACGCCGTGTCGTG GATGATATTGTTTCGATATTCCGAAAGGCAGATAAGGACAACTCTGGTACATTAAGTCTAGAGGAATTTCAAGAAGTCATGGAGGACCTCATGGTCAGGTATCCCCAACTGAGCCTTCATTTGAAGAGCAAGCATATGAGGAATATTGATGAGTTGCTGGAAAATAGTTGGAAAAACCCGAAAGATGAAATCGATATTGAAACGTTTAAAGCAGCTCTTTCCCAAGCAGATTCGCAGATGAAAAATCTTCCGGCAACTGCCCAG GTAGCTGCTCAACAAGGTGCCTACCTTGCCGACTGTTTCAATCGTATGGAGGAATGTGAGAAGTACCCTGAAGGTCCCCTCAAGTTCAGGGATGTTGGACGCCACCGCTTTCAACCCTTCAG GTACAAACACTTTGGGATGTTTGCCCCACTGGGAGGAGAACAAACTGCAGCTCATCTTCCAGGAGATTGGGTCTCAATTGGCCAGAGCACTCAGTGGCTCTGGTACTCAGTATATGCTAG CAAGCTAGTGAGTTGGCGCACAAGGGTGCTGGTGGTTTCGGACTGGGGAAGGCGATCTATTTTCGGAAGGGACACCAGTCGGATTTGA
- the LOC114822698 gene encoding pentatricopeptide repeat-containing protein At1g11900-like has protein sequence MNIQSMLSSSSRCLRCYIAAAAAASDVRALTFLPNSAPIRRPNHNPPPFSTSVDPPLFSTATRFISSSRTSSSPEQEATLNQILSSIQNAATLLESLYENRLFLSPKSFNSVLVAAAAESGDLSLLSQLLQVAIASSQPLNSACFLTVAKAFAKSDDCAELLRLTKQVMELTAPSMTVINRILFAFGECGETEKALLIFSQMKTLAFVPDLYTHNTVLEILGCAGRIDELVGQFGVMKEAGIVPDVVSYNTVLNNLRKLGKFDVCLFYFKEMGENGVEADLLTYTAVIESLGRSGNVEEALRFFDEMKAREIRPSLYVYRSLITNLKKMGKVDLALSLTEEMNSCDSELAGPMDFKRNKRL, from the coding sequence ATGAATATCCAGAGCATGCTATCTTCTTCCTCAAGGTGCTTGCGATGCTAcatagcagcagcagcagcagcatcagACGTACGCGCTCTCACTTTCCTCCCCAACTCCGCTCCAATTCGGCGCCCGAATCACAACCCCCCGCCATTCTCCACCTCAGTCGATCCGCCATTGTTTTCCACCGCAACCAGATTCATCAGCAGCTCTCGGACCTCTTCTTCCCCAGAGCAAGAAGCTACCCTGAATCAAATTCTTTCCTCCATACAAAACGCCGCCACGTTACTCGAATCCTTGTACGAAAACCGCCTTTTCCTCAGCCCCAAATCGTTCAACAGCGTGCTGGTTGCGGCCGCCGCCGAAAGCGGCGACCTTTCCCTCCTATCTCAGCTTCTTCAGGTCGCAATCGCGTCTTCTCAACCTTTAAATTCTGCTTGTTTTCTCACTGTCGCCAAAGCTTTCGCAAAGTCGGATGATTGCGCGGAGCTGctcagattaaccaagcaggtaATGGAGCTCACCGCTCCCAGCATGACAGTCATAAACAGGATTCTCTTTGCTTTTGGCGAATGCGGAGAGACTGAGAAGGCGCTCCTGATCTTTTCCCAGATGAAAACTCTTGCTTTCGTGCCCGATTTGTACACCCACAACACTGTTTTAGAGATTTTAGGATGTGCCGGTAGGATTGATGAATTGGTGGGTCAGTTCGGGGTTATGAAAGAGGCCGGCATTGTCCCTGATGTGGTTTCTTACAATACTGTGTTGAACAATTTGAGGAAGCTTGGGAAATTCGATGTGTGTTTGTTTTACTTCAAGGAAATGGGTGAAAATGGAGTGGAGGCAGATTTGCTTACTTATACTGCAGTGATTGAGAGCCTGGGAAGATCAGGAAATGTTGAGGAGGCATTGAGATTCTTCGATGAGATGAAGGCGAGGGAGATTCGTCCTTCCCTGTATGTTTATCGGTCGCTGATCACGAACCTGAAGAAGATGGGGAAGGTGGACTTGGCATTGAGTTTAACGGAGGAGATGAATTCGTGTGATTCGGAGCTTGCTGGTCCAATGGATTTCAAACGTAATAAACGGTTGTAA
- the LOC103404903 gene encoding uncharacterized protein — translation MSVVECQDAINAPDLQVWNNAAFDNEDSEGGSSVVKASWSDILQPLSLNCSSESFESGCSKENLSPTILKTPVCVKSSVPFKPLDTNTNLDPFSAVAKKKGLAEVEEGEERVRDEGKIDAEIEEIEKEISRLNSRLEALKLEKAERNEKAVEKRGRVVAAKFMEQKQGVKNLDGLKKIESMMMSVRSKDNRRGMSLGPSEIIAGAGFQRPSKFEITPVQATQSRRKSCFWKLQDIDELRATKERGKSLSLSPKSRKTVSKVQAPKQAATTVGGSKRPVKKQDKVLASIGPKKLFKDGAEKSVPAKKTPFKPGRVVPSRYNQIGNSAVSDGRKRSWPEDDKDDSKRGDKRRVSLVGKPHGIARETSRSQGPECRVKKRWEIPSEIVVYQVAAEDNKSPSVIAEIGDVLPKIKTVRCGIDTPRGSGPAKRAAELVGMKSYFSTNGEVCHELSFAEEGAEEE, via the coding sequence ATGAGTGTAGTTGAATGCCAAGACGCCATTAACGCACCAGACCTTCAGGTGTGGAACAACGCCGCCTTCGACAACGAAGACTCCGAAGGTGGCTCCTCCGTCGTGAAGGCTTCCTGGTCCGATATACTCCAACCCCTTTCGCTGAATTGCTCTTCCGAGTCGTTTGAATCGGGTTGCAGCAAAGAGAATCTGAGCCCCACGATTCTGAAAACCCCTGTCTGCGTCAAATCTTCGGTGCCCTTCAAGCCGCTGGACACAAATACGAATCTTGATCCCTTCTCGGCGGTTGCGAAGAAGAAGGGTCTTGCAGAggttgaagaaggagaagagagagttcGAGATGAGGGGAAGATCGATGCGGAGATTGAAGAGATTGAGAAGGAGATTAGTAGATTGAATTCGAGGCTCGAAGCGCTTAAACTTGAAAAGGCTGAGAGAAACGAGAAGGCGGTAGAGAAGCGTGGAAGGGTTGTGGCGGCGAAGTTCATGGAGCAGAAACAAGGTGTGAAGAATTTGGATGGGTTGAAAAAGATTGAGTCTATGATGATGAGTGTGAGGTCGAAGGATAATCGGAGAGGAATGAGTTTGGGGCCGTCTGAGATTATAGCTGGAGCCGGATTTCAGAGGCCGAGTAAGTTCGAGATCACCCCTGTTCAGGCAACGCAGAGTCGCCGGAAATCGTGCTTTTGGAAGCTTCAGGACATCGATGAATTGAGGGCTACGAAGGAGAGGGGCAAGAGTTTGAGTTTGAGTCCGAAATCGAGGAAAACTGTGTCCAAGGTTCAAGCTCCGAAACAGGCTGCAACTACTGTTGGAGGGTCCAAAAGGCCTGTGAAGAAGCAAGACAAGGTTCTTGCATCAATTGGACCCAAGAAGCTTTTTAAAGACGGAGCCGAGAAGTCTGTGCCTGCTAAGAAAACACCATTCAAGCCTGGAAGGGTTGTGCCTAGTAGGTACAATCAGATTGGGAATTCGGCAGTGAGTGATGGTCGGAAGCGGTCTTGGCCTGAGGATGATAAGGATGACAGTAAGAGAGGTGACAAGAGGCGGGTCTCCTTGGTTGGAAAGCCGCATGGCATTGCCCGTGAGACATCCAGGAGTCAAGGACCGGAGTGCCGGGTGAAGAAGAGGTGGGAGATTCCAAGTGAGATAGTGGTGTACCAAGTTGCAGCAGAGGATAACAAGTCACCTTCAGTTATTGCCGAGATAGGAGATGTGCTGCCAAAAATTAAGACAGTCCGATGTGGTATTGATACTCCGAGGGGTTCGGGGCCAGCCAAAAGGGCTGCTGAATTGGTTGGGATGAAATCCTACTTTAGCACCAATGGGGAGGTTTGCCATGAATTGAGTTTTGCAGAAGAAGGTGCTGAGGAAGAATAA
- the LOC114822536 gene encoding putative F-box/FBD/LRR-repeat protein At4g03220: MEITRAFIEGEKKAHNEQKCSIDRISNLPNDVLYQILSLLPFKYTARTSVLSRRWRYLWTSVPVLDFCAGFTSEVDDTKRMQFITTVLTRRQENSNIKVFRIASEESRDASFEFLHDCICWVVQHNQVEEIVLYLKIVNGRFDLPLCVSECDSLRSLTLAATSGFYFLRVRMATTTIGLRSLHTLSLIRVKFLDNRDLVMDLFSDSTFPFLEKLTILICRGICDLKISCSRLEYVRMFRTDLFRLHICGMRLKNLDVVGCFIHATQSFVDIFAPNLQTFRWKHNYLTTGKYLIQISPTMRTSDVNFLVRGNDISMAMTCVAVNLLCGLSHVQQLVLSIDALQVLSRIYFEDGLPNSFVKLQTLEIQTEGFGKREIPGLTCLFKSSPILHTLKIDISNGSDHNDVWNNSLLDITECTEEQYWESQAQVLSPSLCHLKVVKIVVASYPMNLMIPESVISVVRVLLQYGGGLQDMVLGSYHPTYFRDPWKDTIGLIEGFPRASANVKISIVLLAD; this comes from the exons ATGGAAATCACCAGAGCTTTTATAGAGGGAGAAAAGAAAGCACACAATGAGCAAAAGTGCAGTATTGACAGAATCAGCAATCTTCCAAACGATGTTTTGTACCAAATACTCTCCTTGTTACCCTTCAAATACACAGCACGAACCAGTGTTTTATCTAGAAGATGGAGATATCTATGGACTTCCGTTCCCGTCCTCGACTTCTGTGCGGGCTTCACATCTGAGGTCGATGATACAAAACGGATGCAGTTCATAACCACTGTTTTGACTCGTCGTCAAGAAAACTCCAACATAAAGGTTTTTCGCATTGCGAGTGAAGAATCTAGAGATGCGAGTTTTGAATTTTTACATGACTGCATCTGCTGGGTTGTGCAGCATAATCAGGTTGAAGAAATTGTACTCTATCTGAAGATCGTAAATGGCAGGTTTGATTTGCCTCTTTGTGTATCTGAGTGTGATTCATTGAGGAGTCTCACACTGGCAGCCACTAGCGGTTTTTACTTTCTCCGTGTTAGGATGGCTACTACTACTATTGGTCTCCGTTCACTTCACACCTTGTCTTTAATTCGTGTGAAATTCTTGGATAATAGGGATTTGGTTATGGATTTATTTTCTGATTCAACATTCCCTTTCCTTGAGAAATTGACCATTTTAATATGTAGAGGAATATGTGATCTCAAAATAAGTTGTTCGCGCCTTGAATATGTACGAATGTTCCGAACAGATTTATTTAGGCTGCACATATGTGGAATGAGACTGAAGAATTTGGACGTTGTGGGCTGTTTCATCCATGCAACTCAAAGTTTCGTCGACATATTTGCTCCAAATCTGCAGACGTTTCGTTGGAAACATAATTACCTTACAACTGGGAAGTATTTGATCCAAATCTCTCCTACCATGAGAACATCTGACGTAAATTTTTTGGTCCGGGGCAATGATATTAGCATGGCGATGACTTGTGTCGCAGTCAATCTTTTGTGCGGATTATCCCATGTTCAACAACTTGTCCTCAGCATCGATGCTCTCCAG GTTTTATCCAGAATATATTTCGAAGATGGTCTACCAAATTCATTTGTGAAACTTCAGACGTTGGAAATTCAAACTGAGGGCTTTGGCAAACGTGAGATCCCAGGTCTAACGTGCCTGTTCAAGAGCTCTCCCATACTCCACACTCTCAAAATCGACATATCCAATGGCAGCGACCATAATGAT GTATGGAACAACAGTTTATTGGACATTACTGAATGCACTGAAGAACAGTACTGGGAAAGTCAAGCTCAGGTTTTGAGTCCCTCCCTTTGTCATCTAAAGGTGGTGAAGATCGTTGTTGCCAGTTATCCTATGAATCTTATGATCCCCGAGAGTGTGATTAGCGTTGTGAGGGTTTTACTTCAATATGGAGGAGGATTGCAAGACATGGTTCTCGGTTCTTATCACCCGACATATTTCCGAGATCCTTGGAAGGATACAATTGGTTTAATAGAGGGATTTCCGCGAGCATCTGCCAATGTCAAAATCTCAATCGTTTTGCTTGCTGACTGA
- the LOC103404904 gene encoding vacuolar sorting protein 18-like, which translates to MDSGRQVFTVDLLERYAAKGRGNITCMAAGNDVILLGTSKGWIIRHDFGVGDSFDIDLSVGRPGEQSIHRVFVDPGGSHCIATIVGSGGADTFYTHAKWTKPRLLTKLKGLVMNAVAWNRQQITEASTKEVILGTDNGQLYEMAADEKDKKEKYVKFLFELLELPEAFMSLQMETATILSGTRYYVMAVTPTRLYSFTGIGSLETVFASYSEQTVHFMELPGEIPNSELHFYIKQRRAIHFAWLSGAGIYHGGLNFGAQHSYPDGDENFVENKALLNYSTLSGGSEAVKPSSMAVSEFHFLLLIGNRVKVVNRISEQTIEELQFEQTPEAVSRGVTGLCSDATAGLFYAYDQNSVFQVSVNDEGRDMWKVYLDMKEYAAALANCRDPLQRDQVYLVQAEAAFSAKDYLRAASFYAKINYILSFEEITLKFITVNEQDALRTFLLWKLDSLAVDDKCQVTMISTWATELYLDKINRLLLEDDTAVDNRNSEYHLIIKEFRAFLSDSKDVLDEATTMRLLESYGRVEELVFFASLKEQYEIVVHHYIQQGEAKKALEVLQKPTVPIDLQYKFAPDLIMLDAYEAVESWMTTNNLNPRKLIPAMMRYSSEPHARNETHEVIKYLEYCVHRLHNEDPGVHNLLLSLYAKQEDDGALLRFLQFKFGKGREIGPEFFYDPKYALRLCLKEKRMRACVHIYSMMSMHEEAVALALQVDPELAMAEADKVEDDEDLRKKLWLMVAKHVIEQEKGAKRENIRKAIAFLKETDGLLKIEDILPFFPDFALIDDFKEAICSSLEDYNNQIEELKQEMNDATHGADNIRNDISALAQRYAVIDRDEECGVCRRKILTVGREYQLARGYASVGQMAPFYVFPCGHAFHAECLIAHVTRSTNEAQAEYILDLQKQLTLLDGEARKDSNGSLTEETITSMAPVDKLRSQLDDAVASECPFCGDLMIREISLPFILPVEQQQNTSWEIKSHNLGHQRSLGLSL; encoded by the exons ATGGATTCAGGGAGGCAGGTGTTCACGGTGGATCTTCTGGAACGATATGCGGCCAAGGGGCGCGGAAATATCACCTGTATGGCTGCCGGAAACGACGTCATTTTGCTCGGAACCAGTAAAGGTTGGATCATTCGACACGATTTCGGCGTCGGCGATTCGTTTG ATATTGATCTCTCGGTGGGTCGTCCTGGGGAGCAATCCATCCATAGAGTTTTTGTTGATCCTGGAGGGAGCCACTGCATTGCCACCATTGTTGGGAGTGGGGGTGCTGACACGTTCTATACTCATGCAAAATGGACCAAGCCCCGTCTTTTAACCAAGCTAAAGGGTCTTGTTATGAATGCCGTTGCCTGGAACAGACAACAGATTACAGAAG CTTCAACAAAGGAAGTCATTCTCGGTACAGACAACGGCCAACTTTATGAAATGGCAGCTGACGAGAAGGATAAGAAGGAGAAATACGTAAAGTTTTTGTTCGAATTATTAGAACTTCCTGAGGCTTTCATGAGTTTGCAG ATGGAAACGGCAACCATTCTCAGTGGGACTAGATACTATGTAATGGCTGTAACTCCTACAAGACTCTATTCTTTTACTGGTATTGGATCACTGGAA ACTGTTTTTGCTAGTTACTCGGAACAAACAGTGCATTTCATGGAACTTCCTGGTGAAATTCCTAACAG TGAACTGCATTTCTATATCAAGCAAAGAAGAGCAATACATTTTGCATGGCTTTCTGGTGCTGGTATATATCATGGTGGTTTAAATTTTGGTGCACAACATAG TTATCCTGATGGAGATGAAAATTTTGTGGAGAACAAGGCTCTTTTGAACTATTCAACTTTGAGTGGGGGTTCTGAAGCGGTGAAACCCAGTTCTATGGCAGTTTCAGAATTTCATTTCTTGCTTCTTATCGGGAATAGGGTTAAG GTCGTAAATAGAATAAGTGAGCAAACTATTGAGGAGCTTCAGTTTGAGCAAACACCCGAAGCAGTTTCAAGGGGTGTCACTGGATTGTGTAGTGATGCCACTGCTGGGTTGTTCTATGCATATGATCAAAACTCTGTATTTCAG GTGTCTGTTAATGATGAAGGCCGAGACATGTGGAAAGTTTACCTGGACATGAAGGAGTATGCAGCTGCTTTGGCAAATTGCCGCGACCCACTTCAGAGGGACCAAGTATATTTGGTGCAG GCTGAAGCTGCATTTTCCGCCAAGGATTATCTTAGAGCAGCATCATTCtatgcaaaa ATTAATTACATATTGTCATTCGAGGAGATCACTTTGAAGTTTATCACTGTAAATGAACAG GATGCTTTAAGAACCTTTCTATTGTGGAAACTTGATAGCCTTGCAGTGGATGACAAATGCCAAGTAACAATGATTTCGACATGGGCAACTGAACTGTACTTGGATAAG atAAATCGTCTACTGTTGGAAGATGATACTGCAGTGGATAATCGTAATTCAGAGTATCACTTGATCATTAAAGAGTTTCGTGCATTTCTTAGTGACTCCAAGGATGTTTTGGATGAGGCAACTACCATGAGACTTTTAGAAAG TTATGGCCGAGTCGAAGAATTGGTTTTTTTTGCTAGTCTGAAGGAACAGTATGAAATTGTAGTCCACCATTATATTCAG CAAGGAGAGGCAAAGAAAGCATTGGAGGTGCTCCAAAAACCTACTGTTCCTATAGATCTTCAG TACAAGTTTGCACCAGACCTAATCATGCTTGATGCATATGAAGCTGTGGAGTCATGGATGACTACAAACAACCTCAATCCAAGGAAACTCATTCCTGCAATGATGCGTTATTCAAGTGAACCACATGCAAG AAATGAAACACACGAAGTCATCAAATATTTGGAATACTGTGTTCATCGTTTGCATAATGAGGATCCTGGTGTTCACAACTTGCTATTATCACTATATGCCAAACAG GAAGACGACGGTGCACTTTTGCGTTTCcttcaattcaagtttggaaAAGGACGGGAAATTGGCCCAGAGTTCTTCTATGATCCCAAGTATGCTTTACGCCTTTGCCTCAAGGAAAAGCGAATGCGTGCCTGTGTTCATATATATAGTATGATGTCCATGCATGAAGAAGCAGTTGCTCTTGCCCTGCAG GTTGATCCTGAGCTTGCTATGGCTGAGGCTGACAAGGTTGAAGATGATGAGGACCTGAGAAAGAAGCTTTGGCTCATGGTTGCGAAGCATGTTATAGAACAGGAAAAGGGAGCTAAAAGGGAGAACATTCGGAAGGCAATAGCATTTCTTAAGGAAACTGATGGCCTTTTAAAGATAGAGGATATATTACCATTCTTTCCGGACTTTGCCCTCATTGATGACTTCAAG GAGGCAATTTGCTCGTCATTAGAGGATTACAACAATCAAATTGAAGAACTGAAGCAAGAGATGAATGATGCAACACATGGTGCCGATAACATTAGAAATGACATTAGTGCACTTGCTCAAAGATATGCTGTGATTGATCGTGATGAAGAATGCGGG GTTTGTCGGCGTAAGATTTTAACTGTGGGTAGGGAGTATCAGTTGGCTAGAGGCTATGCATCCGTAGGCCAAATGGCTCCATTCTATGTGTTTCCATGCGGACATGCCTTCCATGCCGAATGCCTGATTGCCCACGTCACACGTAGTACAAATGAAGCTCAA GCAGAGTATATATTGGATCTGCAGAAGCAGCTTACTCTACTTGACGGGGAAGCTAGGAAGGATTCAAATGGTAGCCTTACTGAGGAAACCATAACAAGCATGGCCCCCGTAGATAAG CTGCGGTCGCAGTTGGATGATGCAGTGGCCAGCGAATGCCCATTTTGTGGGGACTTGATGATCCGTGAGATCTCTCTACCTTTCATCCTGCCTGTGGAGCAACAGCAGAATACTTCATGGGAGATAAAGTCGCATAATCTTGGACACCAGAGGAGCCTGGGTTTATCTTTATGA